A genomic segment from Azospirillum sp. TSA2s encodes:
- a CDS encoding helix-turn-helix transcriptional regulator yields MPLVTETLIESIYDTVVFPERWNSVLQDLCVSASATSGFLFTATGGVDTQALWARHHIADELLRDYTLHYRNRDLWTNVAAAQGLLSHCAVWRGEEIATEAELHRSAIFNDLLQHHGIGRLCAVTLADGGDLAALQPILSLYRPAGAPPFPDQAARLLHECAPHLQRAMRLRTRLWASRDEEVAWSARVIDGLPMGVVLLDAAVRAITVNRAGQAMIDAQDGLRLVQGRLQAQPASGERRLAHVVEAALSAGRVGRTHRGKAGDLRVPRASGKPPYQLTVLPLSHEAAEGPCGNAGGGPRIRAVVYIVDPAAVAPGLGARLGGLFGLTPVEAALVADLLADLTPAEIGDRRGVAISTVRSQLRSIFAKTGTSRQSELMNLVNRCLMLPEGP; encoded by the coding sequence ATGCCTCTTGTCACGGAAACCTTGATCGAGAGCATCTATGACACCGTAGTCTTTCCGGAGCGCTGGAATTCGGTTCTTCAGGACTTGTGCGTATCCGCCAGTGCGACCAGTGGGTTTCTCTTCACAGCGACAGGAGGGGTGGATACCCAAGCGCTTTGGGCCCGCCACCACATCGCGGACGAACTTTTGCGTGATTACACGCTGCATTACCGCAATCGCGACTTATGGACCAATGTGGCGGCTGCTCAAGGTCTGCTCAGCCATTGTGCGGTCTGGCGTGGTGAGGAAATTGCCACCGAGGCTGAATTGCACCGTTCGGCCATCTTCAATGATCTGCTGCAGCACCATGGCATTGGCCGGCTGTGTGCCGTCACCTTGGCCGACGGTGGCGATCTGGCCGCGCTGCAGCCCATCCTGAGCCTTTACCGTCCAGCCGGTGCGCCTCCTTTCCCCGATCAGGCGGCGCGTCTTCTGCACGAGTGTGCACCGCATCTTCAACGCGCAATGCGGCTGCGCACCCGATTGTGGGCGAGCCGGGATGAGGAGGTGGCTTGGAGCGCCCGTGTGATCGACGGCCTGCCGATGGGTGTCGTCCTGCTCGACGCTGCTGTGCGGGCAATCACCGTGAATCGCGCCGGACAGGCGATGATCGACGCACAAGACGGATTGCGGCTTGTGCAAGGGCGCTTGCAGGCTCAACCCGCGAGCGGGGAACGCCGGTTGGCCCATGTGGTCGAGGCGGCGCTGTCGGCCGGCAGGGTCGGACGAACGCATCGGGGGAAAGCGGGTGATCTTCGGGTGCCGCGCGCGTCCGGTAAGCCGCCCTATCAGCTGACCGTTCTGCCGCTGTCCCATGAGGCGGCGGAAGGACCTTGCGGTAATGCGGGTGGTGGGCCGCGCATTCGTGCGGTGGTCTACATCGTCGACCCGGCCGCCGTGGCGCCGGGGCTGGGGGCGCGGCTGGGCGGACTGTTCGGCCTGACGCCGGTGGAGGCCGCCCTGGTCGCTGACCTGCTGGCCGACCTGACCCCGGCGGAGATCGGCGACCGCCGCGGCGTGGCGATCAGCACCGTGCGCAGCCAGCTGCGCAGCATCTTCGCCAAGACCGGAACCAGCCGCCAGAGCGAGCTGATGAATCTGGTCAACCGCTGCCTGATGCTGCCGGAGGGGCCGTGA
- a CDS encoding glycosyltransferase encodes MTGRRVNGGLRVALFEPFAVNAEWAERELSLRMLSALGAKGWEAAIVRRAAEIETFAPDLVVSLHPQVTPKLTGHLTMACDWNPPQFHASHRFFAQNERSYDGWLTVNEGMRRRMADLFWPTARPLVTAPMYPSSPALALEPRLGPDSRLFYIGSNWDGRRFPLMLSILAQAGVLALHGRRDRWEHLADAFSGALPFDGHSVIERANACGMGLCLHLQPHVETGIPNMRIFELSAAGALTIAGHHPFIMEAFGDSVLYVDTTAGELETAEQILAHVAWARANPARGRAMARDAQAIFLEKFSLEVLFDPLPDLVADARPRLGLTPAGSGAAPVPVDLVLPVDEGGWDDALQRLEAVAGQTAGPVGVVLVLPDGMRETVPDRLVRRLASLRVLRTEAGLTSGSRLWAGLRATDAGWVGILPPGARPFPNHVATLLAAAEELGVDAVHGGALQPMLPEEMVELYQAELRPTAIGFGAIDTASPASTAATLHPASLLMRRERLKTLLRRDPELGDAAAAFLAHRVAAQAPLGCSGLLTMRAADRADAGLAEEQERLCRLTALTPVPSAATAAPSPPPEQVTCYFDFDPEFAARLPRLCRDADFAALPGDRPIYLYGASRGGRILQMALGKWENLTLAGFLDGMRKGTAWDLTVTTPEAVADALRAATVIISSQYVSEIAKRLLRVGIADPYNAYPFIVRHIRSEASRRLRDAPAQPA; translated from the coding sequence GTGACCGGCAGGCGCGTCAACGGCGGGCTGCGCGTCGCGCTGTTCGAACCTTTCGCCGTGAACGCCGAGTGGGCTGAACGCGAGCTGTCCTTGCGCATGCTGTCCGCCCTGGGTGCCAAGGGTTGGGAGGCCGCCATCGTCCGCCGCGCGGCGGAGATCGAGACCTTCGCCCCCGATCTGGTCGTGTCGCTGCATCCCCAGGTCACCCCGAAGCTGACCGGGCACCTGACCATGGCGTGCGACTGGAACCCGCCGCAGTTCCACGCCTCGCACCGGTTCTTCGCCCAGAACGAACGGTCCTATGACGGCTGGCTCACCGTCAACGAGGGGATGCGGCGGCGGATGGCCGACCTGTTCTGGCCGACCGCACGCCCGCTGGTGACCGCGCCCATGTATCCCAGCTCTCCCGCCCTGGCGCTGGAGCCGAGGCTGGGTCCGGACAGCCGGCTGTTCTACATCGGGTCCAACTGGGACGGCCGGCGTTTCCCGCTGATGCTGAGCATATTGGCGCAGGCCGGCGTGCTGGCGCTGCACGGCCGCCGCGACCGGTGGGAGCATCTGGCCGATGCCTTCAGCGGCGCATTGCCGTTCGACGGGCATTCGGTGATCGAGCGTGCCAATGCCTGCGGGATGGGGCTGTGCCTGCATCTGCAGCCGCATGTCGAAACCGGCATCCCGAACATGCGCATCTTCGAACTGTCGGCGGCCGGGGCGCTGACCATCGCCGGCCACCATCCCTTCATCATGGAGGCCTTCGGCGACAGCGTCCTTTATGTCGACACCACCGCCGGCGAGTTGGAGACGGCCGAGCAGATCCTCGCCCATGTCGCCTGGGCACGGGCCAACCCGGCGCGCGGACGGGCGATGGCGCGCGACGCGCAGGCGATCTTCCTGGAGAAATTCAGCCTCGAGGTGCTGTTCGACCCCCTCCCCGACCTCGTCGCCGACGCCCGGCCGAGGCTTGGTCTGACGCCCGCCGGCAGCGGCGCGGCGCCGGTTCCGGTCGATCTGGTGCTGCCGGTCGATGAGGGCGGGTGGGACGACGCTCTGCAGCGGCTGGAGGCGGTGGCCGGGCAGACGGCCGGCCCTGTCGGCGTGGTGCTCGTCCTGCCGGACGGCATGCGGGAGACCGTCCCGGACAGGCTCGTCCGCCGGCTTGCCTCCCTGCGCGTCCTGCGCACGGAGGCCGGGCTGACGTCGGGTTCCCGCCTGTGGGCCGGGTTGCGGGCCACCGACGCCGGGTGGGTCGGCATCCTGCCACCCGGGGCGCGGCCCTTTCCCAACCATGTCGCGACGCTGCTGGCCGCGGCTGAGGAGCTTGGCGTCGACGCCGTCCATGGCGGGGCGCTCCAGCCGATGCTGCCGGAGGAGATGGTGGAGCTGTACCAGGCGGAACTGCGGCCGACCGCCATCGGCTTTGGCGCCATCGACACCGCCAGCCCCGCATCCACCGCGGCCACCCTGCATCCGGCGAGCCTTCTGATGCGGCGGGAGCGTCTGAAAACCCTCCTGCGCCGCGATCCGGAGCTTGGCGACGCGGCGGCCGCCTTCCTGGCCCATCGGGTCGCCGCGCAGGCTCCCCTCGGATGCAGCGGCCTGCTCACCATGCGCGCCGCCGACCGGGCGGATGCCGGGCTGGCCGAAGAGCAGGAGCGGCTTTGCCGCCTGACCGCCCTCACGCCCGTCCCGTCCGCCGCCACGGCCGCACCGTCACCGCCTCCGGAGCAGGTGACCTGCTACTTCGACTTCGATCCGGAATTCGCCGCACGCCTGCCGCGCCTGTGCCGGGATGCGGACTTCGCGGCCCTTCCCGGCGACCGGCCCATCTATCTCTATGGCGCGTCGCGCGGCGGGCGCATCCTGCAGATGGCACTCGGCAAATGGGAAAACCTGACGCTGGCCGGCTTTCTGGACGGGATGCGCAAGGGAACTGCGTGGGATTTGACCGTGACGACACCGGAGGCCGTCGCCGACGCGCTGCGTGCTGCGACGGTGATCATCTCCAGCCAATATGTCTCGGAGATCGCCAAGCGCCTGCTGCGGGTCGGCATCGCCGATCCCTACAACGCCTACCCGTTCATCGTGCGGCACATCCGGTCGGAGGCGTCGCGGAGGCTGCGGGACGCACCGGCGCAGCCGGCCTGA
- a CDS encoding DegT/DnrJ/EryC1/StrS aminotransferase family protein, with protein MIVVSEPLLDGRELEYVREAVETGWISSEGRFIAEFERRWAEYCGTAHGIAVSSGTAALQLAMRALNLEPGSEVILPSCTIISCAVAILEAGCVPVLIDSDPESWCLDPDQVAAKITPRTRAIMPVHLFGHPCDMAPLWELAERHGLHIVEDAAEAHGAEYRGRRCGGLGTLGCFSFYANKIVTTGEGGMVVTDDPALADRLRSLRNLCFRRDRRFLHTELGVNARLTNLQAAVGLAQVERIGDHIARKRRIAAQYGARLAGLPLALPVERPWARSVYWMYGIVLDDEVPFDAAECALRLRALGVDSRPFFLGMHEQPALLERGLFRGERYPVAERLARRALYLPSGLALSDAELELAADAVRRVLA; from the coding sequence GTGATCGTCGTGAGCGAGCCGTTGCTGGACGGCAGGGAGCTGGAGTACGTCCGCGAAGCCGTCGAGACCGGCTGGATCTCCTCGGAAGGGCGATTCATCGCGGAGTTCGAGCGCCGCTGGGCGGAGTATTGCGGCACGGCGCACGGTATCGCCGTGTCCAGCGGCACCGCCGCCCTCCAGCTCGCCATGCGCGCGCTCAATCTGGAGCCCGGGTCGGAGGTCATCCTGCCGAGCTGCACGATCATCTCCTGCGCGGTGGCGATCCTCGAGGCCGGCTGCGTGCCCGTCCTGATCGACAGCGACCCGGAAAGCTGGTGCCTCGACCCCGATCAGGTCGCGGCGAAGATCACGCCGCGCACCCGCGCCATCATGCCGGTCCATCTCTTCGGCCATCCCTGCGACATGGCCCCGCTGTGGGAGTTGGCGGAGCGGCACGGGCTGCACATCGTCGAGGACGCCGCCGAGGCGCATGGCGCCGAATACCGCGGACGCCGCTGCGGCGGGCTGGGGACGCTCGGCTGCTTCAGCTTCTACGCCAACAAGATCGTCACCACCGGCGAAGGCGGCATGGTCGTCACCGACGATCCGGCCCTCGCCGACCGGCTGCGCTCGCTGCGGAACCTGTGTTTCCGCCGCGACCGGCGCTTCCTGCACACCGAGCTGGGCGTCAATGCCCGGCTGACCAATCTGCAGGCCGCCGTTGGTCTGGCCCAGGTCGAGCGCATCGGCGACCACATCGCCCGCAAGCGCCGCATCGCCGCGCAGTATGGCGCGCGGCTGGCCGGACTGCCGCTCGCCTTGCCGGTCGAGCGCCCCTGGGCGCGCAGCGTGTACTGGATGTACGGGATCGTGCTGGACGACGAGGTGCCGTTCGATGCGGCCGAATGCGCGCTCCGCCTGCGCGCTCTCGGGGTGGACAGCCGCCCCTTCTTCCTCGGCATGCATGAGCAGCCGGCCCTGCTGGAGCGCGGCCTGTTCCGGGGGGAGCGCTATCCGGTGGCGGAAAGGCTGGCGCGGCGGGCGCTGTATCTGCCGTCCGGCCTTGCCCTGTCCGACGCCGAGCTGGAACTGGCCGCCGACGCGGTGCGGAGGGTGCTGGCATGA
- a CDS encoding helix-turn-helix transcriptional regulator, with amino-acid sequence MAQAADSLIEDIYDTVTFPERWSGVLERLCASADATHGFLFTAALNQDARTMALWARHNISDAVLGDYTTHFRHRDLWANAAAARGLLHRCVVRRGEELVPEAELRHSMIFNEMLKEQGMGRLCSVSLSDGGELTPMQPVLSLFRPADRPPFSDETVRLLQGCAPHLQRAMRLRVRLWARQDGREEEVLWSGRMIDRLPMGVALLDAAGRILCLNRAGQAMVDARDGLQLRQGRLQAEQGAEARRLAHALEAAVSAGARTAAARQGEAADLRVSRPSGRAPYLLTVLPLSPEAAGPFGDAGGGGGDGARIRAVVYIVDPAAVAPGLGARLGGLFGLTPVEAALVADLLADLTPAEIGERRGVAISTVRSQLRSVFAKTGTIRQSELMNLVNRCLMLPERP; translated from the coding sequence ATGGCGCAGGCTGCGGACTCCCTAATCGAGGACATCTACGACACCGTGACCTTTCCGGAGCGCTGGAGCGGTGTCCTGGAACGGCTCTGCGCCTCGGCTGATGCGACGCACGGCTTCCTGTTCACTGCGGCGCTCAACCAGGATGCCCGGACCATGGCGCTGTGGGCGCGCCATAACATCTCGGACGCGGTGCTCGGCGATTACACCACCCATTTCCGCCATCGCGACCTTTGGGCCAATGCGGCAGCGGCACGTGGCCTGCTGCACCGGTGCGTGGTTCGCCGTGGAGAGGAGTTGGTGCCGGAGGCGGAGTTGCGCCATTCAATGATCTTCAATGAGATGTTGAAGGAGCAGGGAATGGGGCGGTTGTGTTCCGTTTCCCTGTCCGATGGCGGCGAGTTGACGCCGATGCAGCCGGTGCTGAGCCTGTTCCGCCCGGCCGACAGGCCGCCTTTTTCCGACGAGACGGTCAGGCTCCTGCAGGGCTGCGCCCCGCATCTTCAGCGGGCGATGCGGCTGCGCGTCCGGCTGTGGGCGCGCCAGGACGGCCGGGAGGAGGAGGTCCTGTGGAGCGGCCGGATGATCGACCGCCTGCCGATGGGGGTCGCCCTGCTCGACGCCGCCGGGCGGATCCTCTGCCTGAACCGGGCCGGACAGGCGATGGTCGATGCGCGGGACGGGCTGCAGCTTCGGCAGGGGCGCCTGCAGGCCGAACAGGGGGCCGAGGCGCGCCGGCTTGCCCATGCGCTGGAGGCGGCGGTGTCGGCGGGCGCCAGGACCGCGGCGGCGCGCCAGGGCGAGGCGGCCGACCTCCGGGTGTCGCGCCCGTCCGGCCGGGCGCCTTATCTGCTGACCGTTCTGCCGCTGTCGCCCGAGGCGGCGGGGCCGTTCGGCGATGCCGGCGGCGGGGGAGGAGACGGCGCCCGCATTCGTGCGGTGGTCTACATCGTCGACCCGGCCGCCGTGGCGCCGGGGCTGGGGGCGCGGCTGGGCGGACTGTTCGGCCTGACGCCGGTGGAGGCCGCCCTGGTCGCTGACCTGCTGGCCGACCTGACCCCGGCGGAAATCGGTGAGCGCCGCGGCGTGGCGATCAGCACCGTGCGCAGCCAGCTGCGCAGCGTCTTCGCCAAGACCGGCACCATCCGCCAGAGCGAGCTGATGAATTTGGTCAACCGCTGCCTGATGCTGCCGGAGAGGCCGTGA
- the aqpZ gene encoding aquaporin Z: MIRRSSAEFLGTFWLVFGGCGSAVLAAAFPQVGIGLLGVSLAFGLTVLTMAYSIGHISGCHLNPAVTVGLWAGGRFPAKDILPYVLAQLVGAFAAALVLYVIATGKADYSLAVNGLAANGYEAHSPGQYGITSALVIELVLTFFFVLVILGSTDRRAPAGFAPLAIGMALVLIHLISIPVTNTSVNPARSTGPALVVGGWALQQLWLFWIAPLAGGLAGGLAYRALAEEEAPKPAITGQAKSST, translated from the coding sequence ATGATAAGGCGCAGCTCCGCCGAGTTTCTCGGGACATTCTGGCTGGTTTTCGGCGGCTGCGGCAGCGCCGTGCTCGCCGCCGCCTTTCCGCAGGTCGGGATCGGACTGCTGGGTGTCTCCCTCGCCTTCGGCCTCACCGTCCTGACCATGGCCTATTCCATCGGCCACATCTCCGGCTGCCACCTGAACCCGGCGGTGACGGTCGGGCTGTGGGCCGGCGGGCGGTTCCCGGCCAAGGACATCCTGCCCTACGTGCTGGCCCAGCTGGTCGGAGCCTTCGCGGCGGCCCTGGTCCTGTATGTCATCGCCACCGGAAAGGCCGACTACAGCCTGGCCGTCAACGGCCTCGCCGCCAACGGGTACGAGGCGCATTCGCCCGGCCAGTACGGCATCACCTCGGCCCTGGTGATCGAGCTGGTGCTGACCTTCTTCTTCGTGCTGGTGATCCTGGGCTCCACCGACCGGCGGGCGCCGGCCGGCTTCGCGCCGCTGGCCATCGGCATGGCGCTCGTCCTCATCCATCTGATCAGCATCCCGGTGACCAACACGTCGGTGAACCCGGCGCGCAGCACCGGTCCGGCGCTGGTGGTCGGCGGATGGGCGCTGCAACAGCTCTGGCTGTTCTGGATCGCCCCGCTGGCCGGCGGACTGGCGGGCGGACTGGCCTACCGCGCGCTTGCCGAGGAGGAGGCGCCGAAGCCCGCCATCACCGGGCAGGCGAAAAGCTCCACCTGA
- a CDS encoding glycosyltransferase family 1 protein: MRVGVYRGFPASAGGGFQYEASLLDALSDLIPQVPYDLVCVNPAGESLRGILQSRHLHYGRLPILPLGDLDIHQGPPESYLSTDGEGGRPTPPTDEIMLNTAMGQALREEDIDLLLTLHPSLIGPEALVPFIVPIHDLQHRLQPEFPEVSADGIAALREQAYRTICRYATLVLVDSEAGRQDVLRFYGDLIDGDRIRVLPFFPPVRRSRPPTERDLARVRTRYGLPERYYFYPAQFWMHKNHRLIVEALARLADDGDEAVRVVFAGSYTEKWRARNFIDVMALADRLGVRDRIHYLGFVPDRDMPALYSLSAGLVMPTFFGPTNMPPLEAWSFGRPVIVSDLPSIRDQLGDGALYIDPRDAVSLADAMGRLWHDDALAATLAANGARRLAGYRHEDFLSRLRSILDEAVDRVRTRRTPAYPIAWPQEAGGAG, translated from the coding sequence ATGCGTGTCGGTGTCTACCGGGGATTTCCCGCCTCGGCCGGAGGTGGCTTCCAGTACGAGGCGTCGCTGCTGGACGCCCTGTCGGACCTGATCCCGCAGGTCCCCTATGATCTGGTCTGCGTCAATCCCGCCGGCGAAAGCCTGCGTGGGATCCTGCAGTCCCGCCATCTCCACTACGGCCGGCTGCCGATCCTGCCGCTGGGCGATCTGGACATTCATCAGGGGCCGCCCGAATCCTATCTGTCGACGGATGGCGAGGGTGGCCGCCCGACACCCCCGACCGACGAGATCATGCTGAACACCGCCATGGGACAGGCCCTGCGCGAGGAGGACATCGACCTTCTGCTCACCCTCCACCCGTCGCTGATCGGGCCGGAGGCGCTGGTCCCCTTCATCGTGCCGATCCACGACCTGCAGCACCGCCTCCAGCCGGAGTTTCCCGAGGTCAGCGCCGACGGGATCGCCGCCCTGCGGGAGCAGGCCTACCGGACGATCTGCCGCTACGCCACTCTGGTCCTGGTCGATTCCGAGGCGGGGCGGCAGGACGTGCTCCGCTTCTACGGCGACCTGATCGACGGCGACCGCATCCGGGTGCTGCCCTTCTTTCCGCCGGTCCGCCGCTCCCGCCCGCCGACGGAGAGGGACCTCGCCAGGGTCCGGACGCGATACGGTCTGCCGGAGCGTTATTATTTCTATCCGGCGCAGTTCTGGATGCACAAGAACCACCGCCTGATCGTCGAGGCGCTCGCCCGTCTTGCCGATGATGGCGATGAAGCCGTCAGGGTGGTGTTCGCCGGAAGCTACACGGAGAAATGGCGGGCGCGGAATTTCATCGATGTGATGGCCCTGGCGGACAGGCTGGGGGTGCGCGACCGCATCCACTATCTGGGATTCGTGCCCGACCGCGACATGCCGGCGCTCTACAGCCTGTCGGCCGGGCTGGTCATGCCGACCTTCTTCGGTCCCACCAACATGCCACCGTTGGAAGCCTGGAGCTTCGGCCGGCCGGTCATCGTCAGCGATCTGCCCAGCATCCGCGACCAACTCGGCGACGGCGCCCTCTACATCGATCCGCGCGATGCGGTCTCGCTGGCCGATGCCATGGGCCGGCTGTGGCATGACGATGCCCTGGCCGCCACCCTGGCCGCCAACGGCGCCCGCCGCCTTGCCGGCTACCGGCATGAGGATTTCCTGTCGCGCTTGCGGAGCATCCTGGACGAGGCGGTGGACCGTGTCCGTACCCGCCGCACCCCCGCCTATCCGATCGCATGGCCGCAAGAAGCCGGGGGAGCAGGGTGA
- a CDS encoding methyltransferase, TIGR04325 family yields MGLFSGLYGDHAAARRGIQTYDDPRVVARLVEARSAFRWDGVLTPLFQQLAAALLAAAVRGGGFDGRLNVCDFGGGLGNGHAVLSAILGEAVRLEWDVVETPALAQAGNERFAGDGLRFHDKLDALEGRDHDLILVSGVLQYLPDPQAVFARLARRPHRHMVMNRFPVRQAAEPVTADLCTVQDLRLLQAGVSVPHWCFSEERWRRLIGATHATVMRWSDDFDGRHGLDDGSELSFIGMLLSRHPVPISAPARMPPP; encoded by the coding sequence ATGGGCCTGTTCAGCGGCCTCTACGGCGACCATGCCGCGGCCCGGCGGGGGATTCAGACCTACGACGATCCGCGGGTGGTGGCGAGGCTGGTGGAGGCGCGGTCGGCCTTCCGCTGGGACGGGGTGCTCACTCCCCTGTTCCAGCAGCTTGCCGCCGCACTTCTGGCCGCAGCGGTGCGCGGGGGAGGCTTCGACGGCCGGCTGAACGTCTGCGACTTCGGCGGCGGGCTGGGAAACGGGCATGCCGTGCTGTCCGCCATCCTGGGGGAGGCCGTCCGGCTGGAGTGGGACGTGGTGGAAACCCCGGCCCTGGCGCAGGCCGGCAATGAACGGTTCGCCGGCGACGGCCTGCGCTTCCATGACAAGCTCGACGCCCTGGAGGGCCGGGACCACGACCTGATCCTGGTCTCGGGCGTGCTGCAATATCTGCCGGATCCGCAAGCGGTCTTCGCCCGGCTGGCACGCCGGCCGCACCGCCACATGGTGATGAACCGCTTTCCCGTCCGGCAGGCGGCGGAGCCGGTGACGGCCGACCTTTGCACGGTGCAGGATCTGCGACTTCTCCAGGCCGGGGTGTCGGTGCCGCACTGGTGCTTCTCCGAGGAGCGTTGGCGTCGCCTCATCGGCGCAACGCACGCCACCGTCATGCGCTGGAGCGACGATTTCGACGGGCGGCACGGGCTGGACGACGGCAGCGAGCTGTCGTTCATCGGCATGCTGCTGTCCCGCCACCCCGTTCCCATCTCCGCCCCCGCCCGGATGCCGCCGCCATGA
- a CDS encoding chloride channel protein: protein MSLPPIPLLSKRKDTGDRPSEHPGSLHPVPEGRHGGWFRSRLFLLRALASRNVRDNDFAIVALGVIAAALIAGGVALLQKAVGLLHSVLFDLPRGAHLSAGVAIGPWQPLIIPMVGGLALGVFGSFARRLRAKDIVDPIEANALYGGTMSLLDSLRLAASTLVSNAFGASVGMEAAYTQVGAGVTSTAGQAVKLRRADLRILVGCGAAAAIAAAFNAPLAGAFYAFELVIGSYTLAALAPVSLSAITAGIITRWTSGHDTIFAVYDPVSVGPSDYPFFVLVGIGAAILGIATMKAVTLAERLFRAAHVPGWVRPAVGGLLVGAIAMLFPQVLGSGHGAIQHNIVLGYDGVILAALLAAKVIASSISLGAGFRGGLFSSSLFLGSLYGSLFVKIAGWLLPDVGIHYTAFILVGMGSVAAAIVGAPLTMVMLVQEATADFPVTLGVLTSVAVATMIVRRMFGHSFATWRFHLRGLPIHGAHDIGWIENLTVGRMMRRDAKSVPASMSLAELRRMFPLGSAKQVFVFDERGAYAGIVTLSTVHDPTLQEDMEQRTAGDLARAADAVLLPGQNVRSALKLFTDTEEESLPVVESATTKRLVGYLTEAYALRRYNQELERKRAEELGERHLFG from the coding sequence ATGTCCCTGCCCCCCATTCCCCTCCTTTCCAAACGGAAGGACACGGGCGACCGGCCGTCCGAACATCCCGGATCCCTGCACCCCGTCCCGGAAGGCCGTCACGGCGGCTGGTTCCGCAGCCGCCTGTTCCTGCTCCGCGCCCTGGCCAGCCGGAATGTCCGCGACAATGATTTCGCCATCGTCGCCCTCGGGGTGATTGCCGCGGCGCTGATCGCCGGCGGGGTCGCCCTGCTCCAGAAAGCCGTCGGGCTGCTGCATTCGGTGCTCTTCGATCTTCCGCGCGGCGCCCATCTGAGCGCAGGCGTGGCCATCGGCCCCTGGCAGCCGCTGATCATCCCGATGGTCGGCGGGCTGGCGCTCGGCGTCTTCGGCAGCTTTGCCCGGCGCCTGCGGGCGAAGGACATCGTCGACCCCATTGAGGCGAACGCGCTCTACGGCGGCACGATGTCCCTGCTCGACAGCCTTCGCCTGGCCGCCTCGACCTTGGTGTCCAACGCCTTCGGCGCCTCGGTCGGCATGGAGGCGGCCTACACCCAGGTGGGGGCGGGCGTCACCTCCACGGCCGGGCAGGCCGTCAAGCTTCGCCGCGCCGACCTGCGGATCCTGGTCGGCTGCGGCGCCGCCGCCGCCATCGCCGCCGCGTTCAACGCCCCGCTCGCCGGGGCCTTCTATGCCTTCGAACTGGTGATCGGCAGCTACACGCTCGCCGCCCTGGCGCCGGTCAGCCTGTCCGCCATCACCGCTGGCATCATCACCCGCTGGACCAGCGGCCACGACACCATCTTCGCCGTCTACGACCCCGTCAGCGTGGGGCCGAGCGACTATCCCTTCTTCGTCCTGGTCGGCATCGGCGCCGCCATCCTCGGCATCGCCACGATGAAGGCGGTGACGCTGGCGGAACGGCTGTTCCGGGCGGCGCATGTTCCCGGCTGGGTCAGGCCGGCCGTCGGGGGCCTGCTGGTCGGCGCCATCGCCATGCTTTTCCCGCAGGTGCTGGGCAGCGGCCACGGCGCGATCCAGCACAACATCGTCCTCGGTTATGACGGGGTCATTCTGGCGGCCCTGCTGGCCGCCAAGGTCATCGCCTCGTCCATCTCCCTCGGCGCGGGCTTCCGCGGCGGGCTGTTCAGCTCTTCGCTGTTCCTGGGCAGCCTGTACGGCAGCCTCTTCGTGAAGATCGCCGGCTGGCTGCTGCCCGACGTGGGCATCCATTATACCGCCTTCATCCTGGTCGGGATGGGGTCGGTCGCCGCCGCCATCGTCGGCGCCCCGCTCACCATGGTCATGCTGGTCCAGGAGGCCACCGCCGACTTTCCCGTCACCCTCGGCGTGCTCACCAGCGTGGCGGTCGCGACGATGATCGTGCGCCGGATGTTCGGCCATTCCTTCGCCACCTGGCGCTTCCACCTGCGCGGCCTGCCCATCCACGGCGCGCACGACATCGGCTGGATCGAGAACCTGACGGTGGGACGGATGATGCGCCGCGACGCCAAGAGCGTTCCCGCCTCCATGAGCCTGGCCGAGCTGCGCCGCATGTTTCCGCTCGGCAGCGCCAAGCAGGTGTTCGTGTTCGACGAACGCGGGGCCTATGCCGGCATCGTCACGCTCTCCACCGTGCATGATCCGACCCTGCAAGAGGACATGGAGCAGCGCACCGCCGGCGACCTCGCCCGGGCGGCGGATGCCGTCCTGCTGCCGGGGCAGAATGTGCGCAGCGCCCTCAAGCTCTTCACCGACACGGAGGAGGAGAGCCTTCCTGTCGTGGAGAGCGCGACGACGAAGCGGCTGGTCGGCTATCTGACGGAAGCCTACGCGCTGCGCCGCTACAACCAGGAACTCGAACGCAAGCGTGCGGAGGAATTGGGCGAACGGCACCTCTTCGGCTGA